Proteins encoded together in one Equus asinus isolate D_3611 breed Donkey chromosome 12, EquAss-T2T_v2, whole genome shotgun sequence window:
- the ZNF696 gene encoding zinc finger protein 696 has translation MDTCTAFLAQASSGGHASSCAAEQGAESTGLAPKPVMLGEGESHGESVPGLLQGPPRALGLRDLCGIEEAGEKPGDPPRGPAVYEKAAGQNGHGSTVSGSEVTLNAGSATDGRGSWKGRPYRCSTCDRGFKCYSDVVKHQSIHSGEKPYECSDCGKAFIHSSHVVRHQRIHNGEKPYVCKECGKAFSQSFNLIRHQRIHTGERPYECPECGKSFSQRSDAVKHRRIHTGERLYECSECGKTFIHSSNVVRHQRIHHGENPYECKECGKAFSQSSNLIQHQRVHTGEKPYACQECGRAFSRSSFLSEHRRIHTGEKPYECSECGRAFRALSGFFRHQRIHTGEKPFRCTECGRAFRLSFHLIQHQRVHGPE, from the exons ATGGACACATGCACAG CTTTTCTGGCACAGGCATCCAGTGGTGGCCATGCTTCCAGCTGTGCTGCTGAGCAAGGGGCTGAGAGCACAGGGTTGGCACCAAAGCCAGTGATGTTAGGAGAAGGGGAAAGCCATGGAGAGAGTGTGCCAGGACTGCTTCAGGGGCCTCCCCGGGCACTGGGGCTTCGGGACCTTTGTGGGATTGAGGAAGCTGGAGAGAAGCCCGGAGATCCCCCTCGGGGACCGGCTGTTTATGAGAAAGCTGCAGGGCAGAACGGCCACGGGAGCACTGTGTCTGGGTCCGAAGTCACCCTGAATGCAGGCTCTGCGACGGATGGGAGAGGAAGCTGGAAAGGGCGGCCTTATCGATGCAGCACTTGCGACAGGGGCTTCAAATGCTATTCGGATGTGGTGAAGCATCAGAGCATTCACTCTGGGGAGAAACCCTACGAATGCAGCGactgtgggaaagcttttatcCACAGCTCACATGTCGTCAGGCACCAGCGAATTCACAACGGGGAGAAGCCGTACGTTTGCAAggagtgtgggaaagccttcagccaGAGCTTCAACCTTATTAGGCATCAGAGAATCCATACGGGAGAAAGACCTTACGAATGTCCTGAATGTGGCAAGTCCTTCAGTCAGCGGTCAGACGCTGTTAAGCACCGGAGAATCCACACTGGAGAGAGACTGTATGAGTGCAGCgaatgtgggaaaaccttcaTTCACAGTTCCAATGTCGTTCGGCACCAGAGAATTCACCATGGAGAGAACCCCTacgaatgtaaagaatgtgggaaagccttcagccaGAGCTCCAACCTCATTCAGCACCAGAGGGTGCACACCGGCGAGAAGCCCTACGCGTGCCAGGAGTGCGGGCGCGCCTTCAGCCGAAGCTCCTTCCTCAGCGAGCACCGGCGcatccacactggggagaagcccTACGAGTGCAGCGAGTGTGGGCGCGCCTTCCGGGCCCTGTCCGGCTTCTTCCGGCACCAGAGGATCCACACCGGCGAGAAGCCTTTCCGCTGCACGGAGTGTGGGCGCGCCTTCCGCCTGAGCTTTCACCTGATCCAGCACCAGCGGGTTCACGGCCCCGAGTGA